Proteins from one Silurus meridionalis isolate SWU-2019-XX chromosome 3, ASM1480568v1, whole genome shotgun sequence genomic window:
- the LOC124381015 gene encoding solute carrier family 35 member F5-like, producing MRAARMSWGLCCAQKRRLVLGVLVLLLVDVIWVASSELTVYVFVQQQYSKPFFSTFMKTSMFILYLLGFLFWKPWRQQCATQQQRAISISDAELYVTAGDTEKSYNASLSEPLYVPVKFQDVPDNSVSRESKTPVKKQRVRFSNVMEVRELPHSQALEAKLSRMSHTATSLRIMGKLSISAVAKISFFYCFVWFLANLSYQEALSDTQVAIVNIVSSTSGLFTLILASIFPSNSSDRFTLSKLLAVILSMVGVAVVSFSGMDSSAGKDIIGSLWSLLGAFLYAVLIVVLKRNVDREEKLDIPMFFGFVGLFSLLMLWPGFVLLHYSGLEKFEMPNGMVIGYILINGLIGTVLSEFLWLWGCFLTSSLIGTLALSLTIPLSILTDIFLQKVSFSWLFFAGTIPVFLSFFLIALLSHYNNWDPAMVALRRVFSFICRRHRTHRSAEDSEQCESLIPLQSSALDYRGFCS from the exons ATGCGCGCAGCACG gatgagTTGGGGACTATGCTGTGCCCAGAAGAGGAGATTAGTGCTGGGTGTCCTTGTCCTGTTGCTTGTGGACGTAATCTGGGTTGCTTCATCCGAACTCACCGTA TATGTGTTTGTGCAGCAGCAGTACAGCAAGCCATTTTTCAGCACGTTCATGAAGACCTCGATGTTCATACTGTACCTGCTGGGCTTTCTGTTCTGGAAACCATGGAGACAGCAGTGTGCAACCCAACAGCAACGTGCCATATCT atttctgATGCTGAATTATATGTGACTGCTGGTGATACTGAAAAGAGCTATAATGCATCACTG AGTGAGCCTCTGTATGTGCCGGTGAAGTTTCAGGATGTTCCCGATAACAGCGTCAGTCGAGAGTCTAAGACTC CTGTGAAAAAGCAGCGTGTGAGGTTCAGCAATGTGATGGAGGTCCGGGAACTTCCTCACTCACAAGCTTTAGAAGCCAAGCTATCTCGCATGTCTCACACTGCCACCTCACTCAGGATTATGGGAAAACTTAGCATCAGTGCTGTGGCCAAAATCAGCTTCTTCTACTGTTTTGTG tggTTCTTGGCTAATCTGTCCTATCAGGAGGCTTTGTCAGACACACAGGTGGCTATTGTAAACATTGTATCCTCCACCTCAG GCCTCTTCACTTTGATCTTGGCCTCCATATTTCCCAGCAATAGCAGTGATCGCTTCACACTTTCCAAGCTGCTTGCTGTGATTCTCAG catGGTGGGCGTAGCTGTGGTCAGTTTCTCAGGAATGGACAGTTCTGCTGGAAAAGACATTATTG GTTCTCTCTGGTCTCTGCTGGGGGCGTTCCTATACGCCGTCCTCATCGTTGTGCTAAAGAGAAACGTTGACCGAGAGGAGAAGCTTGATATCCCAATGTTTTTCG GCTTTGTGGGCTTGTTTAGCCTGCTGATGCTGTGGCCTGGCTTCGTGCTGCTGCATTATTCTGGGTTGGAGAAGTTTGAGATGCCTAATGGGATGGTAATCGGCTACATCCTCATCAACGGCCTGATCGGGACTGTGCTCTCTGAGTTCCTCTGGTTATG GGGCTGTTTTCTCACTTCATCTCTAATTGGGACGCTGGCTCTGAGTTTGACAATTCCACTATCCATCCTGACTGATATATTCTTGCAGAAG GTGAGTTTCTCCTGGTTATTCTTTGCTGGAACAATCCCAGTTTTCCTCTCCTTTTTCCTGATTGCACTCCTGAGCCACTACAATAACTGGGACCCGGCGATGGTGGCTCTGCGGAGAGTTTTCTCCTTCATCTGCCGCAGGCACCGAACTCACAG atCAGCAGAGGACAGTGAGCAGTGCGAGAGTCTCATCCCTTTACAGAGCTCAGCCCTTGATTACAGAGGGTTTTGCTCTTGA